From one Streptomyces sp. NBC_01478 genomic stretch:
- a CDS encoding AAA family ATPase — protein MARTVLRGRATAMSSALSVVRRTEQDGRSGIVVLTGEAGIGKTAVLEELIAQARTRGFASGAGKADESGQISPGAPLLVALRSGASPLIASDALAELQRSVDQPLQLLEQVSTHLEKLACVSPVIFAIDDAQWADRLTRFVVRALPARLAGSPIVWAVAGRDAAGGLISDLSRTEIPSVPLEFIHLGPLDTHDVGALAQDLLGSAPSEKVRGMLNGVGGNPFLVTQILDGLAQARTRGEPEDQVPAEFVFATRRKLLGLGAGERQLVQTAAVFGQPFAVDDATALLAEHPAAHVWAWAELAVESGLLAARDHRLSFRHDLVRETVYADLTDNARRALHKRCAEHLMATGHGPLSTAPHARASAAPGDLASARILTQAADAAVTAMPHTAGDLALQAFQLLRPAQPAWLTVGEHCVDILSRVQRCAEAVTVADTLLAWSDDPAATARIQVLAARALWLMGRLADSLTRIDTALSQPGLPPALRSWLTSSRALALTRTEPADIARQAAKPALAEARLTGDREAITVALQALGEAAKNSGHHAEALAHFRALRTTAGHTHLAQEILALQLLDRFAEAETILGAAHTDARDQVEAILPSVLYAQLWQEFSLGRLDDADSTARTLIALSEELGNHTHGLQAIMITSSVALLRGDVAGARNRLTPALTHADADDEVRLPGLHLLQGWISAAEGHLDQAMSILSPALYRARESPTYWPWWPGWLRGFTRFGLAASDLGFAEHAVALAEEGAARNPGVASFEGIALQLRGTLRQDLTLLRRATEMLARSPRPALRAGGYEDYGRALLTAGQRKEGVANLDLAWDINHQMGARGSVLALQHVMRRAGIRRSKWINDVERPRTGWAALSEAERKVAQLISAGQTNQAAARTLGLSPNTVGTHLRSIFAKLDVHSRVQLANVWNDRTATERVSELSAARRRP, from the coding sequence GTGGCCAGGACCGTATTGCGGGGACGTGCGACGGCGATGTCGTCGGCCCTCTCGGTGGTCCGGCGCACGGAGCAGGACGGACGCAGTGGCATCGTCGTCCTCACCGGCGAAGCCGGCATCGGCAAGACCGCGGTGCTTGAGGAGCTGATCGCTCAGGCCCGGACGCGAGGATTCGCCTCGGGGGCCGGCAAGGCCGATGAATCCGGGCAGATATCCCCGGGCGCACCGCTTCTGGTGGCGCTGCGCTCCGGTGCGTCTCCTCTGATCGCCTCCGACGCACTGGCCGAACTCCAGCGCAGCGTCGACCAGCCTCTTCAACTCCTCGAGCAGGTCAGCACCCACCTCGAGAAGCTCGCCTGCGTCTCCCCTGTGATCTTCGCCATCGACGACGCCCAGTGGGCGGACCGGTTGACCAGGTTCGTGGTGCGGGCCCTGCCCGCGCGTCTGGCCGGGTCACCCATCGTGTGGGCCGTCGCCGGGCGCGACGCCGCCGGCGGCCTGATCTCGGATCTCTCGCGAACCGAGATCCCCTCGGTCCCCCTGGAGTTCATCCACCTGGGTCCCCTGGACACCCACGATGTCGGCGCCCTCGCGCAGGACCTTCTCGGCAGCGCCCCCTCCGAGAAGGTCCGCGGCATGCTGAATGGAGTTGGCGGCAACCCCTTTCTGGTCACGCAGATCCTGGACGGCCTGGCACAGGCCCGCACACGGGGCGAACCGGAGGACCAGGTCCCGGCCGAGTTCGTCTTCGCGACACGCCGAAAACTGCTGGGCCTGGGCGCGGGCGAACGCCAACTGGTGCAGACCGCGGCCGTGTTCGGCCAGCCGTTCGCGGTCGATGACGCCACTGCCCTGCTGGCCGAACATCCGGCCGCTCATGTGTGGGCCTGGGCGGAGCTGGCCGTCGAGTCCGGTCTGCTTGCCGCCCGCGACCACCGCCTCAGTTTCCGGCACGACCTGGTTCGCGAGACGGTCTACGCCGACCTCACCGACAACGCCCGACGCGCCCTGCACAAGCGCTGCGCCGAACACCTGATGGCGACCGGGCACGGCCCGCTGAGCACCGCCCCGCACGCGCGGGCGAGCGCGGCACCCGGGGACCTGGCCAGCGCGAGGATCCTCACCCAGGCCGCCGACGCCGCCGTCACGGCCATGCCCCACACCGCAGGCGATCTCGCCCTCCAGGCCTTCCAGCTCCTGCGTCCCGCCCAGCCCGCCTGGCTGACCGTCGGGGAACACTGCGTCGACATCCTCTCCCGGGTCCAGCGCTGCGCCGAGGCGGTCACGGTTGCCGACACACTGCTGGCCTGGTCCGACGATCCCGCAGCCACCGCCCGCATTCAGGTCCTGGCCGCCCGCGCCCTGTGGCTGATGGGCCGGCTCGCCGACTCCCTGACCCGGATCGACACAGCGCTGTCCCAGCCCGGTCTGCCGCCTGCGCTGCGGTCCTGGCTCACCTCCTCGCGCGCCTTGGCCCTCACCCGGACGGAACCCGCCGACATCGCCAGACAGGCGGCAAAACCAGCCCTGGCCGAAGCCCGGCTCACAGGCGACCGTGAGGCGATCACCGTGGCGCTCCAGGCTCTCGGCGAGGCAGCCAAGAACTCCGGGCACCACGCCGAAGCCCTGGCCCACTTCCGCGCACTGCGCACGACCGCCGGCCACACGCACCTGGCTCAGGAAATACTGGCCCTGCAACTGCTCGACCGCTTCGCCGAGGCCGAGACGATACTCGGCGCCGCCCACACCGATGCCCGCGACCAGGTCGAGGCGATCCTGCCCTCCGTGCTGTACGCACAGCTGTGGCAGGAGTTCAGCCTCGGCCGCCTCGATGACGCCGACTCCACCGCCCGAACCCTGATCGCGCTGAGCGAGGAGCTCGGCAACCACACGCACGGCCTGCAAGCGATCATGATCACAAGTTCCGTCGCGCTGCTGCGCGGCGACGTCGCCGGAGCCCGCAACCGTCTGACCCCGGCCCTGACGCACGCGGACGCCGACGACGAGGTCCGCCTGCCTGGCCTGCACCTGCTGCAGGGGTGGATCAGCGCGGCGGAAGGCCACCTGGACCAGGCCATGTCGATCCTGTCCCCCGCGTTGTACCGGGCCAGGGAGTCGCCGACCTACTGGCCCTGGTGGCCCGGCTGGTTGAGGGGATTCACCCGGTTCGGCCTGGCCGCCAGCGATCTGGGCTTCGCCGAGCACGCGGTGGCCCTTGCCGAGGAGGGGGCTGCCCGCAACCCCGGTGTGGCCAGTTTCGAGGGAATAGCGCTGCAACTGCGCGGCACTCTTCGTCAGGACCTCACCCTCCTGCGCCGGGCCACGGAGATGCTCGCCCGCAGCCCGCGGCCCGCGCTGAGGGCCGGCGGCTACGAGGACTACGGCCGGGCGCTGCTGACCGCTGGGCAGCGAAAGGAAGGCGTGGCCAACCTCGACCTCGCCTGGGACATCAACCACCAAATGGGCGCGCGCGGATCCGTACTCGCGCTCCAGCACGTGATGCGCCGCGCCGGGATCCGCCGCTCCAAATGGATCAACGATGTCGAGCGGCCTCGTACCGGGTGGGCCGCGCTGAGCGAAGCAGAAAGGAAAGTCGCGCAACTGATCAGCGCAGGGCAGACCAATCAGGCCGCCGCCCGCACGCTGGGACTGTCGCCCAACACCGTGGGAACACACCTGCGTTCGATCTTCGCGAAGCTCGACGTGCACTCGCGCGTGCAACTGGCCAACGTCTGGAACGACCGCACCGCGACCGAGCGCGTGTCTGAACTCAGCGCAGCCCGCCGACGCCCGTAG
- a CDS encoding SRPBCC family protein encodes MKWTGQVYADSPTVAADTYIGAPREVVWAYVSDIRLMPRLSAEVQQVEWLDGADGTRPGQRFVGRSAHPALGNWETVSTLVEYEAPERFAWAVGDPEYPSSVWRFTLLPQGDGTVLEQSAQMGPGRSGLCFAIDAMPDKEQKIVFVRLREFETGIKANLAAIKGLAEGQL; translated from the coding sequence ATGAAGTGGACAGGGCAGGTGTATGCGGACTCCCCCACGGTGGCCGCGGACACCTACATCGGCGCTCCGCGCGAGGTGGTCTGGGCGTACGTCAGCGACATCCGCCTCATGCCGCGCCTGAGCGCCGAAGTGCAGCAGGTCGAGTGGCTCGACGGCGCCGACGGCACGCGTCCGGGGCAGCGCTTCGTCGGGCGCAGCGCGCATCCCGCGCTGGGGAATTGGGAGACCGTCAGCACTCTCGTCGAGTACGAGGCTCCGGAGCGCTTCGCCTGGGCGGTGGGCGACCCGGAGTACCCGAGCAGCGTGTGGCGGTTCACCCTGCTCCCCCAGGGCGATGGCACCGTGCTGGAGCAGTCGGCGCAGATGGGTCCGGGGCGCTCGGGGCTGTGCTTCGCCATCGACGCCATGCCCGACAAGGAGCAGAAGATCGTCTTCGTCCGGCTGCGCGAGTTCGAGACCGGTATCAAGGCCAATCTCGCCGCCATCAAGGGGCTCGCCGAAGGGCAGCTGTGA
- a CDS encoding enoyl-CoA hydratase/isomerase family protein produces the protein MTATTPHLTQFTITVPFPGCWRVTFDNPPINLMNATTAAELQDIVTAMEDADDLRVVVFDSANPDFFFARYDFSGGGLPTTPGPTGLPPFLDMTVRLSQVPVISIAEITGRARGGGNEFALACDMRFAAAETALFGQPEIGSSLIPGGGGIERLAAFVGRGRALEIVLSADDFDAVTAERYGWINRALPDADLTGYVDALARRIATFDSVALGTAKNMINRHTLPAPEDLLESQGATVALVQNPAFLDRFQRVRAYARATGADFDIRMGHHMGVVPDAEAAQ, from the coding sequence ATGACTGCCACGACGCCCCACCTGACGCAGTTCACGATCACGGTCCCCTTCCCGGGATGCTGGAGGGTCACCTTCGACAACCCGCCGATCAACCTGATGAACGCCACGACGGCCGCGGAGCTGCAGGACATCGTCACTGCGATGGAGGACGCGGACGACTTGCGGGTGGTCGTGTTCGACAGCGCCAACCCGGACTTCTTCTTCGCCCGCTACGACTTCTCCGGCGGCGGCCTGCCGACCACTCCGGGCCCGACGGGGCTACCGCCGTTCCTGGACATGACGGTCCGGCTCTCCCAGGTACCGGTGATCTCCATCGCGGAGATCACCGGCAGGGCCCGGGGCGGCGGAAACGAGTTCGCGCTCGCCTGCGACATGCGCTTCGCCGCCGCAGAGACAGCTCTGTTCGGGCAGCCCGAGATCGGCAGCAGTCTGATCCCCGGCGGCGGGGGTATCGAACGGCTCGCGGCCTTCGTGGGTCGGGGACGGGCATTGGAGATCGTTCTCAGCGCGGACGACTTCGACGCAGTGACTGCTGAGCGATACGGGTGGATCAACAGGGCTCTACCGGACGCGGACCTGACTGGCTACGTGGACGCACTGGCACGACGGATCGCCACCTTCGACTCCGTGGCGCTCGGCACGGCAAAGAACATGATCAACCGTCATACCCTGCCCGCTCCCGAAGATCTGCTGGAATCCCAGGGGGCCACGGTGGCACTGGTCCAGAACCCCGCGTTCCTGGACCGGTTCCAGCGGGTCCGCGCCTACGCCCGGGCTACCGGAGCAGACTTCGACATCCGGATGGGCCATCACATGGGCGTGGTCCCGGACGCGGAAGCAGCGCAGTAG
- a CDS encoding SDR family oxidoreductase: protein MKVVIVGGHSRIALLLTALLSRQGHTVVGTVRSERQGHNVVAAGGTPLVLDIGTISVQALAEALSGADAVVFAAGAGYGSTTRQKQVIDRDGPILLADAAEKAAVNRYVLISSMGADYFDSGSADPFQIYLRLKSDADANLRARSLDWTIVRPSGLDDRPGSGRVRLGEGIGGGSIPRADVAMLIARLLSEGIGIRHQFEVTSGSERIEDLVF from the coding sequence ATGAAGGTCGTCATCGTCGGTGGGCACAGTCGGATTGCACTGCTGCTGACAGCGCTTCTGAGCCGGCAGGGCCACACAGTGGTGGGCACGGTGCGCTCCGAAAGGCAGGGGCACAATGTGGTTGCGGCCGGGGGCACGCCACTGGTGCTCGATATCGGGACCATCAGTGTGCAGGCGCTTGCCGAGGCCTTGTCCGGTGCCGACGCCGTGGTGTTCGCGGCGGGTGCCGGCTATGGCAGCACCACCCGGCAGAAGCAGGTTATCGACCGCGACGGTCCGATCCTGCTGGCCGACGCAGCCGAAAAGGCCGCGGTCAACCGCTACGTGCTCATCTCCTCGATGGGTGCCGACTACTTCGACAGCGGCTCGGCCGATCCGTTCCAGATCTATCTGCGTCTCAAGAGCGACGCGGATGCGAACCTTCGTGCGCGCTCGCTGGACTGGACCATCGTGCGTCCCTCCGGACTCGATGATCGGCCGGGGTCCGGGCGGGTCCGGCTGGGAGAGGGGATCGGCGGCGGAAGCATTCCTCGTGCCGACGTGGCGATGCTGATCGCCCGGTTGCTGAGCGAGGGCATCGGTATTCGGCACCAGTTCGAGGTCACTTCCGGGTCCGAGCGCATCGAGGATCTCGTCTTCTGA
- a CDS encoding winged helix-turn-helix transcriptional regulator: MRRTSFANWPCSVARTVDLLGDWWTPLVLRDAFYGIRRFDDFQQELGIARTTLAERLRRLVDAGLLEKQVYETQPVRHEYLLTEAGRDFYGVILAMTAWGDKWLADDAGVPVTTHHDTCGHDTHAEVVCARCKEPLAWEDVTPQPGPGYPPKLLSRPAVRRRFRLDGPGEQAPAAR; this comes from the coding sequence ATGAGGCGTACGTCATTCGCGAACTGGCCGTGCTCGGTTGCCAGGACGGTGGATCTGCTCGGTGACTGGTGGACCCCCCTGGTGCTCCGGGACGCGTTCTACGGGATCCGCCGCTTCGACGACTTCCAGCAGGAGCTCGGCATCGCCCGCACCACCCTCGCCGAGCGCCTGCGCAGACTGGTGGACGCAGGCCTGCTGGAGAAGCAGGTCTACGAGACCCAGCCGGTCAGGCACGAATACCTGCTCACCGAGGCCGGCCGCGACTTCTACGGCGTGATCCTGGCGATGACGGCCTGGGGGGACAAATGGCTCGCCGACGACGCGGGCGTGCCCGTCACCACCCACCACGACACCTGCGGGCACGACACCCACGCGGAAGTGGTGTGCGCGCGCTGCAAGGAGCCGCTCGCCTGGGAAGACGTCACGCCCCAGCCCGGCCCCGGCTATCCGCCCAAACTGCTCAGCCGTCCGGCCGTCCGACGCCGCTTCCGGCTCGACGGTCCGGGAGAGCAGGCACCGGCCGCACGATGA
- a CDS encoding LLM class flavin-dependent oxidoreductase, with product MRTATTIEASGGDWRETVDFVLEAEKLGLDICWVAEAWGSDAPSPLGFLAARTERMLLGSGVIQLGTRSPVTLAQTAMTLAHLSDGRFLLGLGASGPQVVEGLHGIPFARPLARMRETVEIIRSSFTGEKISYQGRQFTIPLPSGEGRPMRLSLDAVPVPIYLAALSPKMLELTGEIADGWLGTSFVPEGADAYFTHLDAGLARAGRTRAGLDVCQGAEINIVSDPALLGGIVGSRKKELAFSLGGMGSGSTNFYNNAYSRQGWAEVAAQVRERWQAGDRDGAAALVTDEMVLATTLIGTEEMVRERLGVWRDAGVDTVRLYPAGDTLEARLANLAQGIDLVRALDLGT from the coding sequence ATGCGCACCGCCACCACCATCGAGGCGTCGGGGGGCGACTGGCGGGAGACCGTCGACTTCGTCCTGGAGGCGGAGAAGCTGGGTCTGGACATCTGCTGGGTGGCCGAGGCGTGGGGCAGTGACGCGCCCTCACCGCTCGGCTTCCTGGCCGCCCGTACCGAGCGGATGCTGCTGGGCTCCGGTGTGATCCAACTCGGCACCCGCTCGCCCGTCACCCTCGCGCAGACTGCGATGACCCTCGCCCACCTCTCCGATGGGCGCTTTCTCCTGGGCCTCGGGGCGTCCGGTCCCCAGGTCGTCGAGGGCCTGCACGGGATCCCCTTCGCGCGCCCGCTGGCCCGGATGCGGGAGACCGTCGAGATCATCCGCAGCTCCTTCACCGGCGAGAAGATCTCCTATCAAGGACGGCAGTTCACTATCCCCCTCCCCAGCGGGGAAGGACGGCCCATGCGGCTGAGCCTGGACGCCGTCCCGGTACCGATCTATCTCGCGGCCCTCTCGCCGAAGATGCTGGAACTGACCGGGGAGATCGCCGACGGATGGCTCGGCACCAGCTTCGTCCCGGAGGGCGCCGACGCCTACTTCACGCATCTGGACGCCGGGCTTGCCCGCGCCGGCCGCACCCGGGCCGGACTCGACGTCTGCCAGGGAGCCGAGATCAACATCGTCTCCGATCCGGCCCTGCTGGGCGGGATCGTCGGCAGCCGCAAGAAGGAACTCGCCTTCTCGCTGGGCGGCATGGGCTCGGGCTCCACCAACTTCTACAACAACGCCTACAGCCGCCAGGGGTGGGCCGAGGTCGCCGCCCAGGTGCGGGAGCGCTGGCAGGCAGGCGACCGTGACGGAGCCGCCGCCCTGGTGACGGACGAAATGGTGCTGGCGACCACGCTCATCGGCACCGAGGAGATGGTCCGGGAACGGCTCGGCGTGTGGCGGGACGCGGGGGTCGACACCGTCCGCCTGTACCCGGCGGGCGACACACTCGAAGCGCGCCTGGCCAATCTCGCCCAGGGCATCGATCTCGTACGTGCGCTGGACCTGGGCACGTAG